In a single window of the Drosophila subpulchrella strain 33 F10 #4 breed RU33 chromosome X, RU_Dsub_v1.1 Primary Assembly, whole genome shotgun sequence genome:
- the LOC119557313 gene encoding probable phospholipid-transporting ATPase IF isoform X1, giving the protein MNFFGHDHLSGFRRIDRIGSYPTAAWADQESFHLKDAFLWSWHKGSRVSTINDWLQIQIGGPQDVKKKRPKGQNRIKSTKYTLITFLPQNLLEQFRRIANFYFLVMTIISLLIDSPVSPMTSLLPLVFVIAVTAAKQGYEDILRYRTDNVVNSSPVTVIRDGKEAIIKSEDVISGDLVVVERDCDVPCDLVLLRSTDPHGKCFITTANLDGESNLKTLMVPRDLPTVDLQDMHKLGMIECESPTTDLYSFNGKIELKGGEGRILPLSAENVLLRGSRVKNTECVIGCAVYTGMISKLQLNSRLTRNKNASSETYINRFLIVILVALIAIVTLLYFLKRYNELFVIPKLTYLGDATDSYSVKQFLQDYLSFLILFNYLIPISLYVTIELQRVIGSWFMEWDIELYEKETDQPCVVNTSNLNEELGQINILFSDKTGTLTKNEMNFQQCSIAGQKFLFKTTRLEDEETKALLDINKFNANQRVFFQALSICHTVQVASGSLEEADAGNTKREPLAAIKTGPPEMYSISDITEESHNASQQSELNVSHTIDNSVSGHPNGSNSTATSSDVNPLLVSDDSYGVERRKRPVVVKRSPNFARSNRMHNSPNATATAIDLNVNQTDLNGALNGVENTPNFRPISLQFRRSTSEKDLQQSWEPQNGQAPGHRRAHSYGAPNAYLTSPIAVSSPPTNVLFRSTSTTSRESYAAPTFTRQPTILVRAESQRRKNEIRDFIFTLDYQASSPDEKALVEACANLGMVYTGDDDETLRVRIVPPHMDYKRPFAKPKEETFQRLHVLEFTSDRKRMSVIVRDTEGRKWIYTKGAESYVFPLCANSSADLVSKTDSHISDFARLGLRTLAIARRLIAEEEYQDFLVELAQANSSLENRKQLSEECYAKIESNLDLLGATAVEDALQDDVADTLVSLQAAGIKIWVLTGDKVETALNIALSCGHIPPDAKKYFIIDCKNREEMLLHLNALDREIIFGIGQECALLIDGKSLGVALAEASSEFRDVAVKCTAVLCCRLSPLQKSEVVSLIKSSNENYNTASIGDGANDVSMIQEAHVGIGIMGREGRQAARCADFAFAKFCMLKRLLLVHGHYHSVRLSLLVLYFFYKNIVFMGIMFLFQFHTLFSSSSVYDSLFLTLYNVIYTSLPILFIAISEKPYTEDKLMRTPQLYKKNTDNKQLHWPYFLMWVLFAIYHSVIIFYFAFCLFSFNNVILNYGQTVAFSCFGTLLMWTVVVVVNLKLWLESMYLSYWYIFTIIISILGFVVTTVIYNVINLDYDTDIYWAYNNLLASLPVWLWILLTCVACLVPDYTIRMLQRALNIKSFSIFPGKQRKLKMREKFESTYL; this is encoded by the exons ATGAATTTCTTTGGCCATGACCATCTGAGCGGATTTCGACGCATCGATCGGATTGGATCCTATCCCACAGCAGCGTGGGCAGATCAGGAATCGTTCCATCTGAAGGACGCCTTCCTATGGAGCTGGCATAAG GGCTCCAGAGTTAGTACAATAAATGATTGGCTTCAAATACAAATTGGTGGCCCTCAGGATGTCAAGAAAAAAAGACCAAAGGGCCAAAATCGTATCAAATCAACCAAATACACTCTGATCACATTCCTGCCACAAAATCTATTGGAACAATTTCGCCGAATTGCGAATTTCTACTTCCTGGTGATGACAATTATATCCCTCCTAATTG ATAGTCCTGTGTCTCCGATGACCTCCCTTTTACCCTTGGTATTTGTAATTGCCGTCACTGCAGCTAAACAGGGCTATGAAGATATCCTGCGATATAGGACGGACAACGTGGTTAATTCTTCACCAG TCACGGTTATCCGGGATGGCAAGGAGGCGATAATCAAGTCTGAGGACGTTATTTCCGGAGACTTAGTCGTCGTCGAGCGAGACTGCGATGTGCCCTGCGATTTGGTCCTGCTGCGATCCACAGATCCGCACGGGAAGTGCTTCATCACCACGGCCAATCTGGATGGTGAGTCCAATCTGAAGACCCTGATGGTGCCGCGGGACCTGCCCACCGTGGACCTGCAGGACATGCACAAGCTGGGCATGATCGAGTGCGAGAGTCCCACCACCGATCTGTACAGCTTCAATGGCAAGATCGAGCTGAAGGGCGGCGAGGGACGAATCCTGCCCCTGTCCGCCGAGAATGTCCTGCTGCGCGGATCGCGGGTGAAGAACACCGAGTGCGTCATCGGATGCGCCGTCTACACGGGCATGATCTCCAAGCTGCAGCTGAACAGCCGGCTCACCCGGAACAAGAACGCCTCCAGCGAGACGTACATCAACCGCTTCCTGATCGTCATACTCGTCGCCCTGATCGCGATAGTCACCCTGCTCTACTTCCTCAAGAG GTACAACGAACTATTTGTGATACCCAAGCTGACCTATCTGGGGGATGCTACGGACAGCTACAGCGTGAAACAGTTCCTCCAGGATTACCTGTCGTTCCTCATCTTGTTCAACTACCTGATTCCCATCTCCCTGTATGTGACCATCGAACTGCAGCGGGTGATTGGTAGCTGGTTCATGGAGTGGGACATCGAGCTGTACGAGAAGGAGACCGACCAGCCCTGCGTGGTGAACACATCAAACCTGAACGAGGAACTGGGCCAGATCAATATACTCTTCTCCGATAAGACCGGCACGCTAACCAAGAACGAGATGAACTTCCAGCAGTGCTCGATAGCCGGCCAGAAGTTCCTGTTCAAGACGACGCGGCTGGAGGATGAGGAGACCAAGGCCCTCCTGGACATCAACAAGTTCAAT GCCAACCAGCGTGTCTTCTTCCAGGCTTTGTCCATTTGCCACACAGTTCAGGTGGCCTCTGGTTCCTTGGAGGAGGCTGATGCGGGCAACACCAAGAGGGAACCGTTGGCCGCCATCAAGACGGGTCCGCCGGAAATGTACTCCATTTCGGACATCACCGAGGAGAGTCACAATGCTAGTCAGCAGAGCGAGCTCAATGTGAGCCACACCATCGATAACTCGGTGTCGGGTCATCCGAATGGCTCCAATTCGACGGCCACTTCATCGGATGTCAATCCTCTGCTCGTTTCCGATGACAGCTATGGTGTGGAGCGTCGCAAACGACCGGTGGTGGTGAAGAGAAGTCCCAACTTTGCCCGCTCCAATCGGATGCACAATTCCCCCAATGCCACAGCCACCGCCATTGACTTGAATGTCAACCAGACTGACCTCAATGGGGCCTTAAATGGTGTGGAGAACACTCCCAATTTCCGGCCCATTTCACTGCAATTCCGCAGGTCTACCTCAGAGAAGGATCTGCAACAGTCCTGGGAGCCACAAAATGGTCAGGCTCCCGGCCACCGGAGGGCCCACTCCTATGGAGCGCCCAATGCCTATCTCACCAGCCCGATTGCAGTCAGCTCTCCGCCCACGAACGTCCTCTTCCGATCCACCAGCACTACTTCCCGGGAATCCTACGCCGCACCCACCTTCACCCGACAGCCCACAATTCTCGTGCGAGCCGAGTCGCAGCGCAGGAAAAACGAAATACGAGATTTCATATT CACCTTGGACTATCAGGCCTCCAGTCCGGACGAGAAGGCTTTGGTGGAGGCCTGTGCCAATTTAGGAATGGTCTACACCGGAGACGATGACGAGACCCTTCGGGTGAGAATTGTTCCGCCCCACATGGACTACAAGCGACCATTTGCCAAGCCCAAGGAGGAGACCTTCCAGCGACTCCATGTCCTCGAGTTCACATCGGATCGCAAGCGAATGAGCGTGATTGTGCGGGATACGGAGGGCAGGAAATGGATCTATACCAAGGGCGCCGAGAGCTACGTCTTTCCGCTGTGCGCGAACAGTTCAGCGGATTTGGTCTCAAAGACGGACAGTCACATCAGTGACTTTGCCCGCCTGGGTCTGCGAACCCTGGCCATTGCCCGTCGTCTGATTGCGGAAGAGGAGTACCAGGACTTCCTCGTAGAACTGGCCCAGGCCAATAGCTCACTCGAGAATCGAAAACAACTCAGCGAGGAGTGTTATGCGAAGATCGAAAGCA ATCTTGACCTGCTGGGTGCGACAGCTGTAGAGGATGCCCTGCAGGACGACGTGGCGGATACATTGGTGTCCCTCCAGGCGGCTGGCATCAAGATCTGGGTGCTGACGGGCGACAAGGTGGAGACGGCCCTGAATATAGCCCTGTCCTGTGGACACATTCCGCCCGATGCCAAGAAGTACTTCATCATCGACTGCAAGAACAGGGAGGAGATGCTGCTCCACCTGAATGCCCTGGACCGTGAGATCATCTTCGGAATTGGCCAGGAGTGTGCTCTGCTCATCGATGGAAAGAGTTTGGGCGTGGCTCTGGCCGAGGCCAGCTCGGAGTTCCGGGATGTGGCCGTCAAGTGTACGGCTGTGCTGTGCTGTCGCCTGAGTCCGCTGCAAAAGAGTGAGGTGGTGTCCCTGATCAAGTCCTCCAACGAGAACTACAATACGGCCTCCATTGGCGATGGGGCCAATGATGTGTCCATGATCCAGGAGGCTCATGTGGGCATCGGAATCATGGGACGCGAGGGCAGACAGGCGGCCCGATGTGCCGACTTTGCCTTCGCCAAGTTCTGCATGCTGAAGCGATTGCTCCTCGTCCATGGCCACTATCACAGTGTCCGACTCTCCCTGCTGGTCCTGTACTTCTTCTACAAGAACATCGTCTTCATGGGCATCATGTTCCTGTTCCAATTCCACACCCTGTTCTCCTCGTCCTCCGTCTACGACTCACTGTTCCTCACCTTGTACAATGTGATATACACTTCGCTGCCCATTCTATTCATTGCCATCTCTGAGAAGCCATACACCGAGGATAAGTTGATGAG AACACCTCAGCTTTACAAGAAGAATACGGACAATAAGCAACTACACTGGCCGTACTTCCTTATGTGGGTCCTCTTTGCCATCTATCACTCGGTGATCATTTTCTACTTCGCCTTCTGCCTGTTCTCCTTCAACAACGTGATCCTAAACTACGGCCAGACAGTGGCCTTCTCCTGCTTCGGAACCCTCCTCATGTGGACGGTGGTGGTCGTGGTGAACCTCAAGCTTTGGCTCGAGTCGATGTACCTCTCCTATTGGTACATATTCACCATCATCATTTCCATTTTGGGTTTTGTAGTCACAACGGTTATCTACAACGTTATCAATCT GGATTACGACACCGACATCTATTGGGCCTACAACAATCTGTTGGCCTCTCTGCCGGTCTGGCTGTGGATCCTGCTAACCTGTGTGGCCTGCCTGGTCCCTGACTATACCATCCGAATGCTCCAACGGGCCCTCAACATCAAGAGTTTCAGTATTTTTCCAGGAAAACAGCGAAAACTCAAAATGCGCGAAAAGTTCGAGTCCACATACTTGTAA
- the LOC119557313 gene encoding probable phospholipid-transporting ATPase IF isoform X2: protein MGKFFERLLQKRGSRVSTINDWLQIQIGGPQDVKKKRPKGQNRIKSTKYTLITFLPQNLLEQFRRIANFYFLVMTIISLLIDSPVSPMTSLLPLVFVIAVTAAKQGYEDILRYRTDNVVNSSPVTVIRDGKEAIIKSEDVISGDLVVVERDCDVPCDLVLLRSTDPHGKCFITTANLDGESNLKTLMVPRDLPTVDLQDMHKLGMIECESPTTDLYSFNGKIELKGGEGRILPLSAENVLLRGSRVKNTECVIGCAVYTGMISKLQLNSRLTRNKNASSETYINRFLIVILVALIAIVTLLYFLKRYNELFVIPKLTYLGDATDSYSVKQFLQDYLSFLILFNYLIPISLYVTIELQRVIGSWFMEWDIELYEKETDQPCVVNTSNLNEELGQINILFSDKTGTLTKNEMNFQQCSIAGQKFLFKTTRLEDEETKALLDINKFNANQRVFFQALSICHTVQVASGSLEEADAGNTKREPLAAIKTGPPEMYSISDITEESHNASQQSELNVSHTIDNSVSGHPNGSNSTATSSDVNPLLVSDDSYGVERRKRPVVVKRSPNFARSNRMHNSPNATATAIDLNVNQTDLNGALNGVENTPNFRPISLQFRRSTSEKDLQQSWEPQNGQAPGHRRAHSYGAPNAYLTSPIAVSSPPTNVLFRSTSTTSRESYAAPTFTRQPTILVRAESQRRKNEIRDFIFTLDYQASSPDEKALVEACANLGMVYTGDDDETLRVRIVPPHMDYKRPFAKPKEETFQRLHVLEFTSDRKRMSVIVRDTEGRKWIYTKGAESYVFPLCANSSADLVSKTDSHISDFARLGLRTLAIARRLIAEEEYQDFLVELAQANSSLENRKQLSEECYAKIESNLDLLGATAVEDALQDDVADTLVSLQAAGIKIWVLTGDKVETALNIALSCGHIPPDAKKYFIIDCKNREEMLLHLNALDREIIFGIGQECALLIDGKSLGVALAEASSEFRDVAVKCTAVLCCRLSPLQKSEVVSLIKSSNENYNTASIGDGANDVSMIQEAHVGIGIMGREGRQAARCADFAFAKFCMLKRLLLVHGHYHSVRLSLLVLYFFYKNIVFMGIMFLFQFHTLFSSSSVYDSLFLTLYNVIYTSLPILFIAISEKPYTEDKLMRTPQLYKKNTDNKQLHWPYFLMWVLFAIYHSVIIFYFAFCLFSFNNVILNYGQTVAFSCFGTLLMWTVVVVVNLKLWLESMYLSYWYIFTIIISILGFVVTTVIYNVINLDYDTDIYWAYNNLLASLPVWLWILLTCVACLVPDYTIRMLQRALNIKSFSIFPGKQRKLKMREKFESTYL, encoded by the exons GGCTCCAGAGTTAGTACAATAAATGATTGGCTTCAAATACAAATTGGTGGCCCTCAGGATGTCAAGAAAAAAAGACCAAAGGGCCAAAATCGTATCAAATCAACCAAATACACTCTGATCACATTCCTGCCACAAAATCTATTGGAACAATTTCGCCGAATTGCGAATTTCTACTTCCTGGTGATGACAATTATATCCCTCCTAATTG ATAGTCCTGTGTCTCCGATGACCTCCCTTTTACCCTTGGTATTTGTAATTGCCGTCACTGCAGCTAAACAGGGCTATGAAGATATCCTGCGATATAGGACGGACAACGTGGTTAATTCTTCACCAG TCACGGTTATCCGGGATGGCAAGGAGGCGATAATCAAGTCTGAGGACGTTATTTCCGGAGACTTAGTCGTCGTCGAGCGAGACTGCGATGTGCCCTGCGATTTGGTCCTGCTGCGATCCACAGATCCGCACGGGAAGTGCTTCATCACCACGGCCAATCTGGATGGTGAGTCCAATCTGAAGACCCTGATGGTGCCGCGGGACCTGCCCACCGTGGACCTGCAGGACATGCACAAGCTGGGCATGATCGAGTGCGAGAGTCCCACCACCGATCTGTACAGCTTCAATGGCAAGATCGAGCTGAAGGGCGGCGAGGGACGAATCCTGCCCCTGTCCGCCGAGAATGTCCTGCTGCGCGGATCGCGGGTGAAGAACACCGAGTGCGTCATCGGATGCGCCGTCTACACGGGCATGATCTCCAAGCTGCAGCTGAACAGCCGGCTCACCCGGAACAAGAACGCCTCCAGCGAGACGTACATCAACCGCTTCCTGATCGTCATACTCGTCGCCCTGATCGCGATAGTCACCCTGCTCTACTTCCTCAAGAG GTACAACGAACTATTTGTGATACCCAAGCTGACCTATCTGGGGGATGCTACGGACAGCTACAGCGTGAAACAGTTCCTCCAGGATTACCTGTCGTTCCTCATCTTGTTCAACTACCTGATTCCCATCTCCCTGTATGTGACCATCGAACTGCAGCGGGTGATTGGTAGCTGGTTCATGGAGTGGGACATCGAGCTGTACGAGAAGGAGACCGACCAGCCCTGCGTGGTGAACACATCAAACCTGAACGAGGAACTGGGCCAGATCAATATACTCTTCTCCGATAAGACCGGCACGCTAACCAAGAACGAGATGAACTTCCAGCAGTGCTCGATAGCCGGCCAGAAGTTCCTGTTCAAGACGACGCGGCTGGAGGATGAGGAGACCAAGGCCCTCCTGGACATCAACAAGTTCAAT GCCAACCAGCGTGTCTTCTTCCAGGCTTTGTCCATTTGCCACACAGTTCAGGTGGCCTCTGGTTCCTTGGAGGAGGCTGATGCGGGCAACACCAAGAGGGAACCGTTGGCCGCCATCAAGACGGGTCCGCCGGAAATGTACTCCATTTCGGACATCACCGAGGAGAGTCACAATGCTAGTCAGCAGAGCGAGCTCAATGTGAGCCACACCATCGATAACTCGGTGTCGGGTCATCCGAATGGCTCCAATTCGACGGCCACTTCATCGGATGTCAATCCTCTGCTCGTTTCCGATGACAGCTATGGTGTGGAGCGTCGCAAACGACCGGTGGTGGTGAAGAGAAGTCCCAACTTTGCCCGCTCCAATCGGATGCACAATTCCCCCAATGCCACAGCCACCGCCATTGACTTGAATGTCAACCAGACTGACCTCAATGGGGCCTTAAATGGTGTGGAGAACACTCCCAATTTCCGGCCCATTTCACTGCAATTCCGCAGGTCTACCTCAGAGAAGGATCTGCAACAGTCCTGGGAGCCACAAAATGGTCAGGCTCCCGGCCACCGGAGGGCCCACTCCTATGGAGCGCCCAATGCCTATCTCACCAGCCCGATTGCAGTCAGCTCTCCGCCCACGAACGTCCTCTTCCGATCCACCAGCACTACTTCCCGGGAATCCTACGCCGCACCCACCTTCACCCGACAGCCCACAATTCTCGTGCGAGCCGAGTCGCAGCGCAGGAAAAACGAAATACGAGATTTCATATT CACCTTGGACTATCAGGCCTCCAGTCCGGACGAGAAGGCTTTGGTGGAGGCCTGTGCCAATTTAGGAATGGTCTACACCGGAGACGATGACGAGACCCTTCGGGTGAGAATTGTTCCGCCCCACATGGACTACAAGCGACCATTTGCCAAGCCCAAGGAGGAGACCTTCCAGCGACTCCATGTCCTCGAGTTCACATCGGATCGCAAGCGAATGAGCGTGATTGTGCGGGATACGGAGGGCAGGAAATGGATCTATACCAAGGGCGCCGAGAGCTACGTCTTTCCGCTGTGCGCGAACAGTTCAGCGGATTTGGTCTCAAAGACGGACAGTCACATCAGTGACTTTGCCCGCCTGGGTCTGCGAACCCTGGCCATTGCCCGTCGTCTGATTGCGGAAGAGGAGTACCAGGACTTCCTCGTAGAACTGGCCCAGGCCAATAGCTCACTCGAGAATCGAAAACAACTCAGCGAGGAGTGTTATGCGAAGATCGAAAGCA ATCTTGACCTGCTGGGTGCGACAGCTGTAGAGGATGCCCTGCAGGACGACGTGGCGGATACATTGGTGTCCCTCCAGGCGGCTGGCATCAAGATCTGGGTGCTGACGGGCGACAAGGTGGAGACGGCCCTGAATATAGCCCTGTCCTGTGGACACATTCCGCCCGATGCCAAGAAGTACTTCATCATCGACTGCAAGAACAGGGAGGAGATGCTGCTCCACCTGAATGCCCTGGACCGTGAGATCATCTTCGGAATTGGCCAGGAGTGTGCTCTGCTCATCGATGGAAAGAGTTTGGGCGTGGCTCTGGCCGAGGCCAGCTCGGAGTTCCGGGATGTGGCCGTCAAGTGTACGGCTGTGCTGTGCTGTCGCCTGAGTCCGCTGCAAAAGAGTGAGGTGGTGTCCCTGATCAAGTCCTCCAACGAGAACTACAATACGGCCTCCATTGGCGATGGGGCCAATGATGTGTCCATGATCCAGGAGGCTCATGTGGGCATCGGAATCATGGGACGCGAGGGCAGACAGGCGGCCCGATGTGCCGACTTTGCCTTCGCCAAGTTCTGCATGCTGAAGCGATTGCTCCTCGTCCATGGCCACTATCACAGTGTCCGACTCTCCCTGCTGGTCCTGTACTTCTTCTACAAGAACATCGTCTTCATGGGCATCATGTTCCTGTTCCAATTCCACACCCTGTTCTCCTCGTCCTCCGTCTACGACTCACTGTTCCTCACCTTGTACAATGTGATATACACTTCGCTGCCCATTCTATTCATTGCCATCTCTGAGAAGCCATACACCGAGGATAAGTTGATGAG AACACCTCAGCTTTACAAGAAGAATACGGACAATAAGCAACTACACTGGCCGTACTTCCTTATGTGGGTCCTCTTTGCCATCTATCACTCGGTGATCATTTTCTACTTCGCCTTCTGCCTGTTCTCCTTCAACAACGTGATCCTAAACTACGGCCAGACAGTGGCCTTCTCCTGCTTCGGAACCCTCCTCATGTGGACGGTGGTGGTCGTGGTGAACCTCAAGCTTTGGCTCGAGTCGATGTACCTCTCCTATTGGTACATATTCACCATCATCATTTCCATTTTGGGTTTTGTAGTCACAACGGTTATCTACAACGTTATCAATCT GGATTACGACACCGACATCTATTGGGCCTACAACAATCTGTTGGCCTCTCTGCCGGTCTGGCTGTGGATCCTGCTAACCTGTGTGGCCTGCCTGGTCCCTGACTATACCATCCGAATGCTCCAACGGGCCCTCAACATCAAGAGTTTCAGTATTTTTCCAGGAAAACAGCGAAAACTCAAAATGCGCGAAAAGTTCGAGTCCACATACTTGTAA
- the LOC119557008 gene encoding TNF receptor-associated factor 3 isoform X1 — translation MSLTKGSSRRDLSKDSNQNQNHNHNDSPPKSTTIVKYEKSSCLFCNEWFDAQTFTEHLIHCGQVLEECPNGCQAFIPRIRMRSHQKECPRINLQNQNANNRMSVSMDRLDRQSDQRLLVIEQDVGTIRSVLNEEIRQRLHLITDVGNIRKQNQVVEDWTRDTEKALEELRNQMDEETNRRAFAIEQNQLDVQYCCDITQSLKEQVQSRLDEAQKLINQLSADVTFHQNQLNDNILKLEELIFENERLNREKFFQIEEFLQQINEDIKTKLGNSDYVTSKQATLDYEVKNVKNIVCETEERCDKLDRALHQTMQNLSDLEAQMAMQQRIASVQNIRGHLIWRIKDYSKKLEESKQYDTILHSTMFSNKAFSYALRLDIFLNGKGTWKGRNVIACLNVLSGEYDPLLAWPCRLQAEIIIRDQNSNLAEAEDYIKTVNVRKKSDDFIQSNQYFHIPHRVITSRNYIRNDSLFIEVRVLK, via the exons atgtCATTGACCAAGGGATCGTCAAGGAGGGATCTATCAAAGGACTCCAATCAGAATCAGAACCATAACCATAACGACAGCCCCCCAAAATCGACGACCATAGTCAAGTATGAGAAGTCGTCGTGCCTCTTCTGCAACGAATGGTTCGATGCCCAGACATTCACG GAACACTTGATCCACTGCGGCCAGGTGCTGGAGGAGTGTCCCAACGGCTGTCAGGCCTTCATTCCCCGCATCCGGATGCGTTCCCACCAGAAGGAGTGTCCCCGCATCAATCTGCAGAACCAGAACGCCAACAATAGGATGAGTGTCAGCATGGATCGTTTGGATCGACAGTCGGATCAGCGCCTTCTGGTCATCGAGCAGGATGTGGGCACCATTCGATCCGTTCTCAACGAGGAGATCCGCCAGCGTTTGCATCTCATCACCGATGTGGGAAATATCCGGAAGCAGAACCAAGTCGTCGAGGATTGGACCCGCGACACCGAGAAGGCGCTGGAGGAGCTCCGAAATCAGATGGACGAGGAAACCAATCGCAGGGCCTTTGCCATCGAACAGAACCAGCTAGATGTCCAATACTGCTGTGATATCACCCAG TCCTTGAAGGAGCAAGTCCAGTCGAGGCTGGACGAGGCTCAAAAGCTGATTAACCAGCTTTCGGCGGACGTGACCTTTCACCAGAATCAGCTGAACGATAATATTCTTAAGCTGGAGGAGCTGATCTTCGAAAATGAGAGGCTCAACCG GGAAAAGTTCTTTCAGATTGAGGAATTTCTGCAACAGATCAATGAGGACATCAAAACAAAGCTGGGCAATAGTGACTACGTAACTTCGAAACAGGCCACATTGGACTACGAAGTTAAGAATGTCAAAAACATTGTGTGCGAAACCGAAGAGCGTTGTGATAAATTGGATAGAGCCCTCCACCAGACCATGCAGAATCTTTCTGATTTGGAGGCCCAAATGGCCATGCAGCAGCGCATCGCTAGTGTGCAGAACATAAGAG GTCATTTGATTTGGCGTATTAAGGACTACTCGAAGAAACTCGAAGAGTCGAAGCAATACGACACCATTCTCCACAGCACCATGTTCTCCAATAAAGCATTTAGCTATGCTCTTCGG CTGGATATTTTCCTAAACGGCAAGGGAACGTGGAAGGGTCGAAATGTGATCGCCTGTTTGAACGTTCTTTCCGGGGAGTACGATCCACTTTTGGCCTGGCCCTGCCGTCTCCAGGCCGAGATCATCATTCGGGATCAGAACTCCAATCTGGCGGAGGCGGAGGATTATATCAAGACCGTAAACGTGCGCAAGAAGAGCGACGACTTTATCCAGAGCAACCAGTACTTTCATATACCCCACAGGGTCATCACCAGTCGCAACTATATTCGCAACGATTCCTTGTTCATTGAGGTTCGAGTTCTCAAATGA
- the LOC119557008 gene encoding TNF receptor-associated factor 3 isoform X2 — MKPFTSSLKEQVQSRLDEAQKLINQLSADVTFHQNQLNDNILKLEELIFENERLNREKFFQIEEFLQQINEDIKTKLGNSDYVTSKQATLDYEVKNVKNIVCETEERCDKLDRALHQTMQNLSDLEAQMAMQQRIASVQNIRGHLIWRIKDYSKKLEESKQYDTILHSTMFSNKAFSYALRLDIFLNGKGTWKGRNVIACLNVLSGEYDPLLAWPCRLQAEIIIRDQNSNLAEAEDYIKTVNVRKKSDDFIQSNQYFHIPHRVITSRNYIRNDSLFIEVRVLK; from the exons ATGAAACCTTTTACAAGT TCCTTGAAGGAGCAAGTCCAGTCGAGGCTGGACGAGGCTCAAAAGCTGATTAACCAGCTTTCGGCGGACGTGACCTTTCACCAGAATCAGCTGAACGATAATATTCTTAAGCTGGAGGAGCTGATCTTCGAAAATGAGAGGCTCAACCG GGAAAAGTTCTTTCAGATTGAGGAATTTCTGCAACAGATCAATGAGGACATCAAAACAAAGCTGGGCAATAGTGACTACGTAACTTCGAAACAGGCCACATTGGACTACGAAGTTAAGAATGTCAAAAACATTGTGTGCGAAACCGAAGAGCGTTGTGATAAATTGGATAGAGCCCTCCACCAGACCATGCAGAATCTTTCTGATTTGGAGGCCCAAATGGCCATGCAGCAGCGCATCGCTAGTGTGCAGAACATAAGAG GTCATTTGATTTGGCGTATTAAGGACTACTCGAAGAAACTCGAAGAGTCGAAGCAATACGACACCATTCTCCACAGCACCATGTTCTCCAATAAAGCATTTAGCTATGCTCTTCGG CTGGATATTTTCCTAAACGGCAAGGGAACGTGGAAGGGTCGAAATGTGATCGCCTGTTTGAACGTTCTTTCCGGGGAGTACGATCCACTTTTGGCCTGGCCCTGCCGTCTCCAGGCCGAGATCATCATTCGGGATCAGAACTCCAATCTGGCGGAGGCGGAGGATTATATCAAGACCGTAAACGTGCGCAAGAAGAGCGACGACTTTATCCAGAGCAACCAGTACTTTCATATACCCCACAGGGTCATCACCAGTCGCAACTATATTCGCAACGATTCCTTGTTCATTGAGGTTCGAGTTCTCAAATGA